A single genomic interval of Hoplias malabaricus isolate fHopMal1 chromosome 7, fHopMal1.hap1, whole genome shotgun sequence harbors:
- the suco gene encoding SUN domain-containing ossification factor isoform X4, which yields MKRLRVLLVCLTVAFLCWSPGRHVHCSEQSYTGQILTAQDSDPQATQEEVPNDKQVEEEWETQSSYSLGLETERVALEEQLTESALYKDKQKQTVNIVDEEKVEEDLPPTNEPGPHQPEPHYEPDQQQHTQSKTHTSTPTPLPAQTQVENELPQPSATLDQTTAPAPPADEPHGEVHIDPKTDAPLTAELKIAPEAASSTSHPSSETPSSALEVAPDGAPLKNSSASQCEVASVALSSQPLASDITVTSVAVDPMENEGMGTNPDLAASQDSAELELAELEPTVNTSLSPEDPQSDSEGGTDPPVPSKEDIPTFDEWKKKVMEVEEKKSQSLHTSPNGSPHPVKKVQKNFKNNYASVECGAKILSANSEAKSTSAILMENMDLYMLNPCSNKIWFVIELCEPIQVKQLDIANFELFSSTPKDFLVSISDRYPTNKWIKLGTFHARDERTVQSFPLDEQLYAKYVKVELLSHFGSEHFCPLSLIRVFGTSMVEEYDEIADPQYPSERVEYLDEDYDYPPGYLPTEDKSSKNLLGSATNAILTMVNNIAANVLGGKPELEDGTQIEGNVSSGTENFTGLSSESKLSPTPTPFENEAMMHTPELDSTLVKEVTEPVPEIPSEESPIVILIEDEEEDPTPPTVTLLEVEEREEEEKIGEGEEAFKEENIFYCGYLNTLSCLASFSEHLHLYCSDALALQRLRQDRNMHGSTHTKTHTPLTVPSPAEDSSPSSEKFLEIEQPSEAPQDEIDPSEIVPAELEPSVELSPNTLLLEPSHTSPIPPHSYSDTSISKPSPTQDVPETPPLTLELQDSRPQYLEQMAESSSISSNLSLSPSSTTSMHAPTSDLLSTVTDRVELPVPTKDQLLQPLPTHTQPTDIPPPTELPTLAPETTDPNRSAGPKDFQHKTTEVADAPPLTPQEEEVEDILLSVAVSQSGTQRSATDFYAEPQNASELGHGNGNGNQVHGSNQKESVFMRLNNRIKALEMNMSLSSRYLEELSQRYRKQMEEMQKAFNKTIIKLQNTSRIAEEQDQKQTDSIQLLQSQLENVTKIMLNLSATVCQLQKEVSDRQSYLVVSLVLCLALGLVLCMQCCRGSSNNNRSSAIPVSNHYPSPKRCFSSYDDMSLKRRIPCPLVRSKSFQLPTSEVGPDDLYIVEPLRFSPEKKKKRCKTKGGEKAETLRASVAEVMVANGGPKSTNIHMPLFLPSICDGDASTCLSRDVMSEGSSEGSSSSSSSSSSTASDESCCSVQWNDQLSSDIPPSKNRTEKRSIKRHHSKAAEQQPKQQQRQRQKQSQPHGQFGTGLLRTSIPVTTGVMPTLQELMKGKQELGVGAFGVTAAVTGRV from the exons CAGGTTGAGGAGGAATGGGAGACACAGTCATCGTACAGCTTGGggctggagacagagagagttgcATTAGAAGAGCAGCTTACAGAAAGTGCCCTttacaaagacaaacaaaaacag ACTGTAAATATAGTAGATGAGGAGAAAGTGGAGGAAGATTTGCCCCCTACCAATGAACCAGGACCACACCAACCAGAGCCCCATTATGAACCAGACCAACAACAGCACACCCAGTCAAAAACCCACACGTCAACTCCAACACCACTTCCAGCACAAACCCAGGTGGAGAACGAACTTCCCCAGCCATCAGCCACTCTGGATCAGACTACTGCTCCTGCTCCTCCTGCTGATGAACCCCATGGAGAGGTGCACATAGACCCCAAAACAGATGCTCCACTCACTGCTGAGCTCAAAATTGCCCCAGAAGCAGCCTCATCTACCTCACACCCTTCCTCTGAAACCCCCTCCAG TGCACTAGAGGTTGCCCCTGATGGTGCCCCACTAAAGAACTCTAGTGCCAGTCAGTGTGAGGTGGCCTCTGTGGCCCTCTCCAGCCAGCCCCTTGCCTCAGACATCACAGTCACCAG TGTGGCAGTGGACCCAATGGAGAATGAGGGGATGGGGACCAATCCTGACTTGGCTGCCTCCCAGGACTCAGCTGAGCTGGAACTCGCAGAGCTGGAGCCGACAGTCAACACCTCACTTTCTCCAGAGGACCCGCAG AGTGACTCTGAGGGAGGGACTGATCCCCCTGTTCCCAGTAAAGAGGACATCCCTACCTTTGATGAGTGGAAGAAGAAAGTAATGGAggtggaagaaaagaaaa GTCAGTCACTGCACACTTCACCTAATGGCAGTCCACACCCAGTCAAGAAGGTTCAGAAGAACTTTAAGAATAACTACGcctctgtggaatgtggggccAAAATTCTCTCAGCCAACAGTGAGGCTAAG AGCACTTCTGCCATTTTAATGGAGAATATGGATCTCTACATGCTGAACCCATGCAGTAATAAAATCTG GTTTGTCATTGAGCTCTGTGAGCCAATCCAAGTCAAACAGCTGGACATTGCAAACTTTGAACTCTTCTCCTCCACACCAAAAGATTTCCTTGTTTCCATCAGTGACAG ATATCCAACTAATAAGTGGATCAAGCTTGGCACATTCCATGCCCGGGATGAACGCACGGTGCAGAGCTTTCCATTGGATGAACAGCTGTATGCCAAATATGTGAAA GTTGAACTACTCTCTCATTTTGGATCTGAACATTTCTGCCCCCTTAGTTTGATCAG GGTGTTTGGCACCAGTATGGTTGAGGAGTATGACGAAATAGCTGACCCTCAGTATCCCTCAGAGAGGGTTGAATATCTTGACGAGGACTATG ATTACCCACCAGGATACCTTCCGACTGAAGACAAATCGTCAAAGAATCTTCTGGGTTCTGCTACAA ATGCCATCCTTACGATGGTCAACAACATTGCTGCTAATGTCCTTGGTGGGAAACCAGAGCTCGAGGATGGAACTCAGATTGAAg GGAATGTATCCTCAGGGACAGAAAACTTCACAGGACTGTCGTCAGAGAGCAAGCTCTCACCAACACCCACTCCCTTTGAGAATGAAGCAAT GATGCACACTCCTGAGCTAGACTCCACTCTGGTGAAGGAAGTTACTGAACCAGTTCCTGAGATTCCCTCTGAGGAGAGCCCCATTGTAATCCTCATTGAAGATGAGGAAGAGGATCCAACTccacccactgtgaccctgctGGAGGTGGAAGAGCGGGAAGAGGAGGAAAAGATAGGGGAAGGAGAAGAAGCCTTTAAGGAGGAGAATATCTTTTACTGTGGCTATCTTAATACCCTGTCCTGCCTGGCCAGCTTCAGCGAGCACCTGCACCTCTACTGTTCAGACGCTTTGGCTCTCCAACGTCTGCGTCAGGATCGGAACATGCACggcagcacacacactaaaacacacacaccactcactgTGCCCTCCCCGGCTGAAGATTCTTCACCATCATCTGAGAAATTTCTGGAAATAGAACAGCCCTCTGAAGCCCCTCAGGATGAGATTGACCCATCTGAAATAGTCCCAGCAGAATTGGAGCCCAGTGTGGAGCTGTCCCCTAATACTCTTCTGCTGGAGCCCAGCCACACCTCACCCATACCCCCTCACAGCTACTCTGACACCTCAATTTCCAAACCCAGCCCCACCCAGGATGTCCCAGAGACGCCACCCCTTACGCTCGAACTTCAAGATTCCAGGCCCCAGTACCTGGAGCAAATGGCAGAGAGCAGCAGTATTAGCAGTAACCTCTCTCTCAGTCCCAGCTCCACCACCTCCATGCACGCTCCCACCTCTGATCTCCTTAGTACTGTAACAGATAGAGTAGAACTCCCTGTGCCAACCAAAGACCAACTGCTCCAGcctctccccacacacacacagcccacagaTATCCCCCCTCCCACCGAACTCCCCACCCTGGCCCCTGAGACCACAGATCCAAATCGATCTGCAGGGCCCAAAGACTTCCAGCATAAAACTACTGAAGTTGCAGATGCACCACCCCTCACTCCCcaagaggaggaggtggaggacatCCTCCTCAGTGTAGCAGTAAGCCAGAGTGGCACACAACGGTCAGCCACAGACTTTTACGCAGAGCCTCAAAACGCATCAGAGCTGGGCCATGGCAATGGAAACGGTAACCAAGTGCACGGCTCCAACCAGAAGGAGTCCGTGTTCATGAGACTCAACAACAGGATCAAAGCACTGGAGATGAACATGTCCCTCAGTAGCAGATATCTGGAGGAACTCAGCCAGAG GTACCGTAAACAAATGGAGGAGATGCAAAAGGCATTCAATAAGACCATCATTAAACTGCAGAACACTTCCAGAATTGCAGAAGAGCAG GATCAGAAACAAACAGATTCCATCCAGCTTTTACAGAGCCAGCTGGAGAATGTTACCAAGATCATGCTTAACCTGTCTGCTACTGTGTGCCAGTTACAGAAAGAA GTGTCAGACAGGCAGAGTTATCTGGTGGTGTCTCTGGTATTATGTCTTGCTCTGGGCCTGGTGCTGTGTATGCAGTGTTGTCGTGGTTCCTCTAATAACAACCGCAGTTCTGCCATTCCTGTGAGCAACCACTACCCCAGTCCCAAAag atgTTTCTCATCATACGATGATATGAGTCTGAAGCGCAGAATTCCCTGCCCTCTCGTACGCTCCAAATCATTTCAGCTGCCTACCTCTGAAG TAGGTCCAGATGACTTGTACATTGTAGAACCTCTAAGGTTTTCTCCAGAGAAAAAG AAGAAGCGCTGCAAAACGAAAGGTGGCGAGAAGGCAGAGACTCTGAGGGCCTCTGTTGCCGAGGTGATGGTTGCTAATGGCGGCCCTAAGAGCACCAATATCCACATGCCTCTGTTCCTGCCATCAATATGCGATGGTGATGCATCCACCTGCTTGTCCAGAGATGTCATGTCTGAGGGCAGCTCTGAAggctcctcttcttcctcctcatcTTCCTCATCCACGGCATCAGACGAGTCCTGCTGCAGCGTGCAATGGAATGATCAGCTCTCATCAGACATCCCACCATCCAAAAACAGGACGGAGAAGAGGTCAATCAAGCGCCATCACTCCAAGGCAGCTGAACAGCAGCCAAAGCAGCAGCAGCGGCAGCGACAAAAGCAATCACAGCCACATGGACAATTTGGGACGGGCCTTCTGCGCACCTCCATTCCTGTGACAACAGGCGTCATGCCAACATTGCAGGAGCTGATGAAGGGGAAGCAAGAATTGGGAGTAGGGGCATTTGGAGTGACTGCAGCTGTCACCGGTCGTGTTTAA